DNA from Kitasatospora herbaricolor:
TGACCAGCACCACCCGCCGGACCCGCAGCCGCCGCACGACGGTCACCCCTCGCACGGCGACGGCCCGCCGCACGACGGTCACCCCATGCACGACGGCCACCCGCCGCACCTCCCGCATCCCCCGCACGTGCCGGCACCCCCCTGCAAACCGCCGCCGCCCCCGCCGCCCTGCCCACCGCCGCCGCCCTGCCCGCCGCCCAAACCCGACCCCCCGCTGCCGCCGGTGGTCCATCCGCCGGACCCACCCGTGCCGCCGCCCCCGCCACCGCCCGACCCGCCCGCTCCGCCACCCCCGCCCCCGCCGGTGAAGGCCGAGGCGCCGGAGCCGGTCAAGGCCGCCCCGACCCCCGCCGCGCCCGTCCCCGTGAAGCCCGCAAAGGCCAAGGCCGTCGTGGTGGCCGCCCCGCCGCCGCCCCGGCCGACCCTGCTCCCGCCACCGCCGGTGGCCACGCCCGTCGCGGGCACCGCCGTCCCGGCGCCCCCGCCGCCGCTCGCCGTGGCGCCCGAACCCGCCCTGGACCCGGTGGTGCTGTCGGTCGTCCTGCTCGTCACCGTCCTCGTCCCCGCGGCGCTCGCCGCGATCTTCCACCCCGTCACCAGGAGTCGCAGATGAACCCCGCCCCGATCGTCGGAGCCCTCGCGGCAGCGACCGTGGCCCTGATCAGCCTGGCCGTCGCCCAGCGGCTTCGCCCCGTCCTGCCCGAGGGCGAGGAGGCGGACGGCCCGCACCCGGTGCTGTCCACCATCGGCGGCGGCCTGCTGTCGGGCTTCGTGCTGCTGACCGGGTTCCTGGTCGCCACCGGCTGGGCCGCCCACAGCACCCAGGTGGTGCCGCCGGTCGGCCTGTACGCGGCCGACCTGGCGGCCGGCTGCGCCGTGCTGGTCTACCCCTCCCTGGCGGGCCTGCCGTTCAGCGCGCGGCACGCCACCGCGGTCGGCCTGTTCGGCGCGCTGGTCGGCTACACGCTCTCGCTGGCGATCCAGCTGCGGCCCTGAGCCGGGGGCGGACGGCCCGGGTCGGGCCGGTGCCGGGCCGGCGGTTGCGCGCGGGCCGTCGGCCCGGCACCGGCGCCGGGTGAGTTCTAGGCTGGAGGCCAGAGCTTCGGACCGGCCGGGTCGCCGGCCGGTCCGGTCGACCGCGAGGGGGTGACCAGGTGCCGGCACCCGCGACCACCGCACCCGGGACCACGATCGGAGCCGCCGTCCTGGCCCGGCTGGCCGCCCAGGCCGAGGTGCTGGCCGCGCTCGACCCGGAGGTGCGGGCGGACGAACCCGACGCCGTGCACCGGATGCGCGTCGCCTGCCGACGGCTGCGCAGCGCCCTGCAGACCTACCGGCGGCTGTTCGCCGAGGGCCCGGCGCGGGAGCTGGCCACCGAGCTGAAGTGGTTCGGCGCCGTGCTCGGGCAGGCCCGCGACCGCGAGGTGCTCGGCGAGCGGCTGCTGGCCGAGGCCCGCGCACTGCCGCCGGACTGTCACCCGGACCGGCCGGCCGGCCGGCTCGCCGCCTGGTCGCGCCGGGAGGCGCAGCGCGTCCGGCCGGAGGTCCTCGCGGCCCTGGACAGCCCCCGCCGGCAGGCTCTCGCGGCAGGCCTGGCCGGGCTGCTGGCCGATCCGCCGCTGCGCGGCCGGGCCGGCCGGGCCGCCGGGCCGGAACTCTCCCGGATCGCCGCTCGCGAGCAGCGCCGGACGGCCGCCCGGGTGCGGACCGCCTTGGCGGCCGGGCCCGGACCGGACGGTGACGTAGCGCTGCACGAGGCCCGCAAGGCGGCGAAGCGGGCCCGGTACGCCGCCGAGACCGCCGAGCCGGTGGCCGGCCGGGCCGCCCGCCGGTACACGAAGCGGATGAAGGCCGTCCAGGAGCTGCTCGGCGAGCATCAGGACGCGGTGGTGGCCGCCGCAGCCCTGCGTGAGCTGGCCGCCGGCCCGGACCCGGGAGCCGGAACGGGCGCGGACCCGGGAGCGGGAACTGGCGCGGGAACTGGCGCGGAAGCGGTTGCCGAGCAGGGGTGCGGCGACGCCTTCGCGTACGGCGTCCTGTACGCCCGGCAACTGGCCGCGGCCTCGGCCGCCCGGGCGCGGCTGCCCGAGGTCTGGGCCCGGGCGGCCGGGCGGCGCCTCTCCCGCCTGGACTGACCGGACCGCCTGGACTGACCGGACCGACCGGACCGACCGCCTGAGCCGACCCCCTGGACCGACCCTGACCCCCTGGACCGGCACGACCGGCTGGACGGTCGGCCGGGCCGACCCGCCGGCCCCGGGTGCGGCCGTCGCGTCGGGAGCCCGCTACTGCTGCTCGGGCAACGGGTCCAGGCCCGCCCCCCGGGCCGCCGTGCGCAGGACGTCGCGGAGCATGGCGGGCGTCAACCGGCCGGTGAAGGTGTTGCGCGGGCTGACGTGGTAGCAGCCGTGGAGTTCCAGCGGCGGCCCGCCGTCGGCGGCCGGCAGGCTGACCCGCGCGCCGTGGCCGAACACCGGCCGGGGCCGGGGCAGCTGCCAGCCGGCCGCCGCCAGCGCCGGGAGCAGCGCCTGCCAGGCGAACCCGCCGAGCGCGACCACGGCCCGCACGTGCGGGCGGAGCAGGGCCAGCTCGCGGGCGATCCACGGCCGGCAGGTGTCGCGTTCGGCCGGGGTGGGCCGGTTGTCGGGCGGGGCGCAGCGCACCGGGTCGGTGATCCGGACGCCGTACAGTTCCAGGCCGTCGCCGAGCCGGACGGACCCGGGGCGGGAGGCCAGGCCGAGGCGGTGCAGTTCGGCGTAGAGCAGGTCGCCGGAGGGGTCGCCGGTGAAGATCCGGCCGGTGCGGTTGGCGCCGTGGGCGGCGGGGGCGAGGCCGACCAGGACGAGCGGTGCGTCGGGCGGGCCGAAGCCGGGGATCGGCCGGGCCCAGTAGTCCCAGTCCAGGTAGGCCTTCCGCTTGGTGCGGGCGGCCTCCTCGCGCCAGGAGACCAGTCGGGGGCAGGCCCGGCATCCGGTGACGGCGGCGTCCAGGACGGCCAGGTCGGCGGCGGCCGCCGCGGTGACGGCGGGGTGTTCGGGATGCCCGGGACGGTCGGGGCCGTCCGGTGGGCCGGCCGCCGCGTCCGGCGCCGGCCGCGGCGGCCGCGTCGGGCCGGCGGCGGTGCGGCGCGCGGGAGGCGGCTGGTCCGGCATGCCCCAGATCCTATGCGGGCCCGCGGGCCGCCGGGGGCGTGCGGCGCACCCCGGGGGAGCGCGTCCGGTGCCCGTTCCGGCGCTGCCCGGGCAGGCGTAGCGTGGAAGGCGGCTGTTCCGGCGATCGTGAGCCCGGCCCCACACCGGCCGGGCCGGAACGGCCGGGTGCCTGAGGTGGCGGCGATGCTGATTATCGATGTGGTGCTGGGGGCAGTGGCGGCGGCGGGGTTGTGGGCGGGGCTGAGTTTCCGCGTGGTCCAGCAGTTCCAGCGCGGCGTGGTGTTCCGGTTCGGGAAGGTCCGGGAGCAGGTGCGGGATCCGGGGCTGGTGATGCTGCTGCCGGTCGCCGACCGCCTGCACAAGGTGAACGTGCAGATCGTGACGATGCCGATCCCGGCCCAGGAGGGCATCACCCGCGACAACGTGACCGTCCGGGTGGACGCGGTGGTGTACTTCCGGGTGCTCGACCCCGTCCGGGCGGTCGTCAACGTGCAGGACTACGGCTTCGCGATCTCGCAGGTGGCGCAGACCTCGCTGCGGTCGATCATCGGCAAGAGCGAGCTGGACGACCTGCTGGCCAACCGCGAGCCGATCAACCAGGGCCTGGAGCTGATGCTGGACACCCCGGCCCTGGGCTGGGGCGTCGAGATCGACCGGGTGGAGATCAAGGACGTGGCGCTGCCGGAGTCGATGAAGCGCTCGATGTCCAGGCAGGCGGAGGCCGAGCGCGAGCGGCGGGCCCGGATCATCACGGCCGACGGCGAGTTCCAGGCCTCGGCCCGGTTGTCGGAGGCGGCCGCGGTGATGAGCGCGACCCCGGCGGCCCTCCAACTGCGGCTGCTGCAGACGGTGGTGGAGGTCGCGGCGGAGAAGAACTCGACCCTGGTGCTGCCGTTCCCGGTGGAGTTGCTGCGCTTCCTGGACAGTGCGACGGCCGCCAACGTCCGGGCGGCGCCGGCGGGCGAGGCCGAAGGGGACGGGCAGCCGGGGGTGGTGGAGGCGGTCGAAGCCGTCGAGGCGGCCCGCCGGGGCGTCGAACAGCTGGAACTGCCACCGCTGGAGGAGCTGTTGGCGCGAGTCCCGCGGGAGGAGCGGGCGGCGGCCGAAGTCCCGGAGGTGGACGGCGCGGACGGCTCCGGGCCGGCGGAGCACGGCCGCGAACCGTGACGCCCGGTGGCGCCGCGGCCGGCGCCGGACCACGATGGGAGCAAGGGGCCGGGAGCGGGAGCCGGGGGAGTGGCAGCTACGGCAGGAGGCCTGACGATGACCAGAGCCGGCGACATCATGCACGCGGGGGCGGAGTGTGTCGGCGAGCACGACACCCTCGCCGACGCGGCCAGGATCATGCGGGAGCGGGACGTCGGGGCGCTCCCCATCTGCGGCGACAAGCAGAAGCTGCTGGGCATTCTCACCGACCGCGACATCGTGCTGAAGTGCGTCGCCGAAGGGCGCGACCCCAGCCAGGTCGAGGCCGGTGAACTCGCCCAGGGCCGACCGATGGTGGTGGAGGACGACGAGGACACCGAGCAGGTGCTCCGGGTGATGGAGCAGCACCGGGTGCGGCGGCTGCCGGTGATCAACCACCCGGACCACGAGCTGGTCGGGATGATCAGCGAGGCGGACATCGCCCGCGGTCTGCCGCAGGCCCGGGTCGCCGAGTTCGTGTCGGTGATCTGCGCCCGGTAGCGCCCAGGCGACGGCCGACGGCACCGACGGACGTACCGCACGGTCCTACCGGACGGACGTACCGCACGGACGTACCGGCTCCCGGACGGGGAGCCGGTACGTCCGTGCCCCTGCGCGTCCTGAGCGGTCCGGGTGGCGGGGTGGTCCGAAACCGTCGCCCGACGCGTGTTCTCCGGTGGCGGTGCGCGACCCGCGCCCGCCGGAGGAACCCGGAGAGGACACCACCCGATGCGCAAGCCCGCACTCGACCGCCGTACCTTCCTGCGCACGGCTGCCGCCGCCGGAGCCGGACTTCCGGTGGCGGCAGTCGCGTTACCCGCCGAGGCCGCGCCCGGGGAGCGACCGGGCCGGCCGGACGGGCAACCGGGACCGGAGCGGCAGGGCCCGGCCGTCCGGCCGTCCGGCACGGTCTTCCGCTGGCTCGGCACGGCGGGCTGGCGGATCGACCACGGTGGCCGCACCGTGCTGTTCGACCCCTACCTGACCAGGTTCAGCACCGGCCTCTATGTCGACGGCGGCAAGGCCTTCGACCCCGCCACGCCGCTGGTGACCGACCCGGCGCTGGTGGACCCGCACATCGGCACCCCGGAGCTGCTGCTGGTCAGCCACAGCCACTGGGACCACATCAACGACGTCCCGTACATCGCCGCCAGGACCGGCGCGCCGGTGGTCGGCACCGAGACCACCTACCACCTGCTGCGCGCCCTCGACGTACCGGCCGGGCAGCTGATCGTGGTGAAGGGCGGCGAGGTGCTGGACTTCGGCGGCGGGCTGACGGTCGAGGCGGTGGCCAGCCGGCACAGCCGAAACGAGCAGCGCCGCTACTTCGCACCGGGAACGCTG
Protein-coding regions in this window:
- a CDS encoding CHAD domain-containing protein; this encodes MPAPATTAPGTTIGAAVLARLAAQAEVLAALDPEVRADEPDAVHRMRVACRRLRSALQTYRRLFAEGPARELATELKWFGAVLGQARDREVLGERLLAEARALPPDCHPDRPAGRLAAWSRREAQRVRPEVLAALDSPRRQALAAGLAGLLADPPLRGRAGRAAGPELSRIAAREQRRTAARVRTALAAGPGPDGDVALHEARKAAKRARYAAETAEPVAGRAARRYTKRMKAVQELLGEHQDAVVAAAALRELAAGPDPGAGTGADPGAGTGAGTGAEAVAEQGCGDAFAYGVLYARQLAAASAARARLPEVWARAAGRRLSRLD
- a CDS encoding MBL fold metallo-hydrolase, which translates into the protein MRKPALDRRTFLRTAAAAGAGLPVAAVALPAEAAPGERPGRPDGQPGPERQGPAVRPSGTVFRWLGTAGWRIDHGGRTVLFDPYLTRFSTGLYVDGGKAFDPATPLVTDPALVDPHIGTPELLLVSHSHWDHINDVPYIAARTGAPVVGTETTYHLLRALDVPAGQLIVVKGGEVLDFGGGLTVEAVASRHSRNEQRRYFAPGTLNAVPPRRPATVGDLPEGDTLAFQVGFDGGPTAFLMGASDFAEREAAGLRPDLAMIAVPASAATHGYVPRLMRALGDPRTVVPVHWDTFESALVNPVRPDPHMDLAAFTAQVAQASPRTRVVVPDYLTPHTFG
- a CDS encoding CBS domain-containing protein, whose protein sequence is MTRAGDIMHAGAECVGEHDTLADAARIMRERDVGALPICGDKQKLLGILTDRDIVLKCVAEGRDPSQVEAGELAQGRPMVVEDDEDTEQVLRVMEQHRVRRLPVINHPDHELVGMISEADIARGLPQARVAEFVSVICAR
- a CDS encoding slipin family protein; its protein translation is MLIIDVVLGAVAAAGLWAGLSFRVVQQFQRGVVFRFGKVREQVRDPGLVMLLPVADRLHKVNVQIVTMPIPAQEGITRDNVTVRVDAVVYFRVLDPVRAVVNVQDYGFAISQVAQTSLRSIIGKSELDDLLANREPINQGLELMLDTPALGWGVEIDRVEIKDVALPESMKRSMSRQAEAERERRARIITADGEFQASARLSEAAAVMSATPAALQLRLLQTVVEVAAEKNSTLVLPFPVELLRFLDSATAANVRAAPAGEAEGDGQPGVVEAVEAVEAARRGVEQLELPPLEELLARVPREERAAAEVPEVDGADGSGPAEHGREP
- a CDS encoding uracil-DNA glycosylase, producing MPDQPPPARRTAAGPTRPPRPAPDAAAGPPDGPDRPGHPEHPAVTAAAAADLAVLDAAVTGCRACPRLVSWREEAARTKRKAYLDWDYWARPIPGFGPPDAPLVLVGLAPAAHGANRTGRIFTGDPSGDLLYAELHRLGLASRPGSVRLGDGLELYGVRITDPVRCAPPDNRPTPAERDTCRPWIARELALLRPHVRAVVALGGFAWQALLPALAAAGWQLPRPRPVFGHGARVSLPAADGGPPLELHGCYHVSPRNTFTGRLTPAMLRDVLRTAARGAGLDPLPEQQ